The DNA sequence CTCTTCGACGGCGGTAGCCATCTCCTGAATGTTCATCATCAAACTGCCGTCGCCGGAAAAGCACACCACAGTGCGCTCAGGCGCGGCCAGCGCAGCACCAATGGCAGCGGGCAAGCCAAAGCCCATAGTGCCGAGGCCGCCGGAGGTCAGCCATTGGCGCGAGCGGCGTAACGGGTAGGCCTGCGCCACCCACATTTGATGCTGGCCGACATCGGTGGTGATAATCGCGTTGTCATCAAGCTGCCCGGCAACCGCGTGTACCAGCCCGTAATGACTCAGCGGATCGTCCACCCTTGGCATGTTCAGCGGGAATTCGCGTTGCAGCGCCTGTACCTCATCGCGCCAGGCCTGGCGTGACTGGGTGTCGATTAACGGCAGCAACTGTGTGAGCGCGTCAGCAACATCGGCATTCAGGGCGACATGCGGTGTGCGGATTTTGCCAAGCTCGGCCGGGTCGATATCGATATGAATCACGCTGGCATCCGGGCAGAACTGTTCGGCTTTGCCGATAGCGCGGTCATCAAAGCGCGCGCCGAGCACGATAAGCAGGTCAGACTGTTGCAGGATAAGGTTGGTACAACGGGCGGCGTGCATCCCTAACATGCCAAGCGACAGCGGGTGGTCAACCGGCATGGCACCGAGCGCCATCAGCGTCATGGTGGTCGGCAACCCGGCGCGCTCCGCCAGTTCGATGGCTTGCTGATGCGCTCCGGCGCTGATGATGCCACCGCCCAGATACAGAATCGGCCGTTTGGCCTGATTAATCATCGCGGCGGCGGCGCGCAGGGCCTGGGTGTCGATAGCCGGCGCCGGGGAGAGTGCGGCCGGGGCAGGCAGTTGCGCCAGCTCAATGGTGGCGGTCTGCACGTCTTTGGGAATGTCTACCCACACCGGGCCGGGGCGACCGGATTGCGCCAGTCGAAAAGCGTCGTTAATCACCTGCGGCAGTTCGCTGATGTCGCGCACCAGATAGTTGTGTTTCGTCACGGGAATCGAGATGCCGTAGGTATCGACCTCCTGAAACGCATCTGTCCCTATCATGCCTGAGGAAACCTGAGCCGTAATGCAGACCAGCGGGATGGAATCGAGTTTGGCATCGGCGATCGCGGTCAGCAGGTTGGTGGCTCCCGGCCCGCTGGAGGCCATGCAGACGGCGGCTTTACCGCTGACGCGCGCCATCCCCTGAGCGATAAACCCGGCCCCCTGTTCATGGCGGGCCAGCACATGGCGAATGGTCTGGCTTTTGCCCAGTGCATGATACAACGGTAATGCAGCACCGCCGGGAATGCCGGTCACGGTAGTAATGCCTTGCTGTTCCAGCAGGCGGATGATCAGCTCCGCGCCTGTATAACGCATAATCCTGTCCTTTATCAGAGCCGGTGTCAGGAGAGCGGGGAGGGTAGGAAGAAGAAACCCCGCTCGGCTTGCGCCGGCGGGGTTTGGGAATCTAGGTTTGATTCGGAACCCGTTACGGCGCGCTGCCGACCACGACCACCACGCGCACGACGACGACCGCGTCAAGCAGCGCGGCGTTGTTTAGTAGTGCGAAAGTAGAGGTGGTGTGTTTCACGGAGAACCTGTGTTCGTTTTGGTTAATTAGCGACCCCATATAAGCATGAGTGCAGAAAATTCGACAAGGCTTTGCCATCATCAAAAGGCAAATTCGTGCTTAAGATCACGTTTTCCTACCACAATGACACAACCGTCAGCGTATCCCTAATCGTCGTGCCGCCTCAGGATGCTGCGACAATGCGGCGCTGGGGCCGTCGTAACAAATCTGGCCTTCAGCTATCAGCAGGCTGCGCGGTGCGATGCGCAGCGCATCGTCCAGTTGATGCGACACCATCAACAAGGTCAGCGAGCGCTCCTGACACACATGCTCGACCAGCGCCAGCATCTCCTGGCGCAGCGCTGGGTCGAGCGCGGAAAATGGCTCATCGAGCAGCAAGATCGGTTGCTGGCGAATCAGGCAGCGAGCCAGCGCAGCCCGCTGGCGCTGGCCGCCGGACACCTGCGCGGGCAGACGCTCCAGTAAACCGCTTAACCCCATGCGCTCGGCAATATCATGCAGCGTCGCATGTTGCGTGGCCGTCAGTTTCAGGCCGGGGTGTAAGCCGAGTGCGATATTCTGCCAGAGCGTCAGGTGGGCAAACAGGTTATTTTCCTGAAACAGAATCGACACCGGGCGTTGTGACGGCGCACTGGCGCGGTGGTCTTGCCCGTTAAGTGTCAGCCTGCCGCTGTCAGCCATCAGGAAACCGGCTATCAGCGCCAGCAGCGTGCTCTTGCCCGCCCCGCTGGGGCCGAGAATGGCTACACGTTCACCGGCCTTGATAGCGGCATCAAAGCGCATCGGCTGATGCTGGTAGAGGTAGGTCAGCGTATCAAGCGTTATCATTCTTGCCTGCCAGTTTCTCAATGAGCGTAAACAACAGAAAACACAGCGCCAGCAGTATCAGCGCGGTGACGGCTCCTTCGCTACTGCGATAAGCGCCGATTTGCTGATAGAGATAATACGGCAGGGTGCGAAACTGCTCGCTGCCAAACAGCGCGATGATGCCAAAATCCCCAACAGAGAGCACGCAGGCAAACGCCAGTGCGCGCATCAGCGGGGCGCGCAGGGCGCGTAATTCCACTACCCGCAGTCGCTGCCAACCGGATAACCCCAGTGACTGGCATAGCGCGTTGTAACGTGCGGCGGTGTCATACATCGGCCCTTCGAGCACTTTGCTGGCGTAGGGCAGGGCCAGCAGAGCATTGGTCAGCACCACCAAGGCATAGGGGGATGACGGTAAGCCAAGCGTGCGGTTAAACAGCAGAAAAAAGCCGCTGGCCAGCACAATGCCGGGCATCGCCAGAATCAGCATGCCGCTCAGATCCAGCCATTGCGCTGCCAGCGGTCGCTGGTGTAAGCGTAGCGAGCGGCTGCTCCACAGCAGCATCAGCGTCAGGCACACGCTCACCATCCCGGCGGCCAGTGCCACACTGACTGAGGTGCCCAGCGCCTGCCAGAGCGCAGGCTGGCTAAACACGTTGCGCATCGACGGGTTAATGCCATCCGCCAGCACCGCCAGCAGCGGCGGTAAGAGCAGAGCGAGCGCCAGCGTGATGACAAGCGTGTCGCACAGGCGGCTCCACAGGCTGTCTTGCGGGTCACGCCAGTGCAGGCGCTGGCTGGTGCCCGGCGCAAGCCAGTGGCTCAGGCGCTGGCTTGCAAGCAACAGCGCCAGACAGCAACACAGTTGCAGCAGTGCCAGCAGCGCTGCGCGCGCCGGGTCATAGTCAAAGCTCAGGGCCTGATAAATCGCCAGTTCAAGGGTGGTGGCCTGTGGGCCGCCGCCGAGCGCCAGCACGGTGGCAAAGCTTGAAAAACACAGCATAAAAATCAGCGCACCGGCGGGCAGCAGTTGGCGGCGCAACCACGGCCACTCCACCCAGCGGAAAAAGTGCCAGCTGCGCAGGCCAAGCTGGGCGGCCAACTGACGCTGTTCCGTCGGGATGTTTTGCAGCGTTTGTAAAAACAGCCGTGTTGCCAGCGGCAGGTTAAAAAAGACGTGGGCCAGCAAAATGCCCGGCAAACCGTATGGCGAAAAGCGATACGGCAGGCCGAGCAGCGCCAGCGCGTGCGCCAGCCAGCCTTCGCGGCCATACACCCGCAACAGGCCGAAGACCGCCACCAGCACCGGCAGCACCAGCGTCATGGCGCACAGGCGCAATAGCCAGCGGTGGCCGGGAAAGCGGCGACGGTATAACGCCCGGGCAAGCAGCAAGGCCGGCCCCAGCGAGAGCGCCGAAGACAGCAGCGCCTGCCAGACGCTAAAACGCAGAACGTGCCACAGGTAGTGGTCTTGCCATAAGGCGAGCCAGGGGGCATCGCCCGCCTCGTACCACAGCGCGCCGAACGCCAGCAACGCGGTGGCGCACAGCAGCCCGGCGGCGAAAACACCCGGCCACAGTGCTCCGGCAAGAAAACGCCGGGGCGTTATCAACGGCTGACGGCGCGTTGCCATGCCTGCACCCAACCCGCGCGCTGTTCTGCGACCTGCTGTGCGCTAAAGGTCAGTGCGTTGGCCGGTACGGATAAGTTTTGATAGCCTGCGGGCAGATCGGTGTGGATAGCCGGATACATCCAGTTGGTGGTCGGGATCAGGTTCTGCACCGTCGGGCTGACCATAAATTGCAGGAACTGCGTCGCCAGCTGCGGGTTTTTGCTACCCGCCAGCGACGCGGCGACTTCCACTTGCAGGTAGTGGCCTTCGCTAAAATTCGCCGCCGCATAGTTCTCTTTCTTCTCGGCAATCACATGGTAAGCCGGAGATGTGGTGTAACTGAGCACCAAATCCGCCTCGCCTTTCAGGAACAGGCCATAGGCCTCGCTCCAGCCTTTGGTGACGGTGACGGTTTTCGCCGCCAGTTTCTGCCAGGCGTCCGGCGCGTTATCGCCATACACTTTTTGCATCCACAGCAGCAGCCCCAGACCCGGCGTGCTGGTGCGCGGATCTTCATAAATCACTTTCCACGCCTGCGGCCCTTCCACCAGCTCTTTGAGGCTGGCAGGCGGGTTTTTCAGTTTGTCTTTGTTATAGACAAAGGCAAAGTAGCCGTAGTCAAAGGGCAGGAACGTGGCGTTTTGCCAGCCGCCGGGCACCGTCAACGCGCCTGTATCGATACCGTGTTTGGCAAACAGCCCGGTTTGTTCTGCCGCCTGCACCAGATTGTTATCGAGCCCCAGCACCACGTCAGCCGGGGTATTTTTACCTTCCATGCGCAGACGGTTGAGCAGCGCTACGCCATCTTCCAGCGCCACGAATTTCAGTTCGCAGTCACAGGTTTTTTCAAACGCCGCTTTGATGGATGGGCCCGGGCCCCATTCGGAAGAGAAGGAGTCGTAGGTGTAGACCGTGAGAGTCGATTTGGCGAATGCCGGGGCACTGAGCACCAGCAGGCAAGACATGAATGCAGTAAGAGAATGTTTAAGCACTTTGCGCTCCAATAATGTTGAAGGCGGCAAAGGTCTTTGAGCAGGCAAAGTATGCAGTCTCAAATCCCTTCGCCGGTATTAACCGGATCAGGTTCGACGGGTATTTTCTCAGCGGCCTGCGGCATAATTATGCCCAGGCGCACCCCGTTGAGAACGGCGCTATTGTAGAGGCTTCATGACGGCAGGAAAAGTATGATTCGCGCGGCGGGCGATATTCCTGCCTCGCTGCGCTAGTCGCTCGGTGCAAACCAGGCGGATTTAAAATCAAACCAGCCTAGTGTGTTCATGCGCAGGCCGCGCATGTTGGCCTGCCCTTGCAGGCGCAACCAGTGGTGGAAGAGCGGGTGAATGGCCGCCTCACACACCAGCGATTGGCACCACTGCGCCAGATCCAGCCCGCCCTGACGCCACTGGCGGGTGAGCGCATCCAGCTCGCCGTCCGCCAGGCAGTGGCGCAACAGCGGTAGCTCGCACAGCATGGCGAAGACAGAAAATTCCAGCGGCAGATAAAAATTGGCGCTGCCAAGCCAGAGATCGCCTGCGTCTTCGCCTTGGCACCACGCGTCGAACTCCAGTGTGCGCAGCGTCAGTTTTACGCCGTGTACCGCCAGCAACTGCTGCATGATTCCGCTTATCACCGTGTATTCCGGGTGGTCGCGATAACAACTGAGGGTAAGCTCGGTCAGGCCGGGCGGTTTATCGCGCACCCTGCGTGGCGGGCTGTGATGCCAGCGCGGCAGCAAGCCATAGGCGGGCGACCAATCGCTCTGGTAGGGGTCTGGCGCCAGGTTTAACATCGCCACCGGGCTGAGTACCTGAGATAACCAGTGGCGCACGTCCGGGTCGGTCATGGCCGGGGAGCGGCGGTCAAACAGCAGGAAATAGCACCCTTCTTCCAGCCGGTTTTCCAGTTCGTTATCAAGCGTATCATCGCCTTGCAGCGTGACGGTGCAGGCGGGGATCACCGGCGCATCGGGCAGCACCCAGATGCTCACCTCGTCAATCAGCGCCCGGTAGCCGAAGTAATCATCAAAAGCGTCTATTTTGAGCCGGTCGGGGGTATTGCGTACCACGCGATAAGGCCCGGTGCCAATCGGCTGGCGTATAAAATCGGGCAGCGTCGGCCACTCGTTGGGCAGGATCATCGCCGCCACACTGCCCAACAGCCACGGCAGCCAGCGGTCTGGCATGCTGAGATGGATATCGAGCACGAACGGCATCGGCGAGCGGATGTCGCTCAGGTGTGAAAACAGCGCCAGCGGTGTTAACCGCGTTAGCGAGGCGATAACGTCCTCCATGGTCAGTTCCCGGCCATGATGAAACCGGACAGCGGGGCGTAGATAAAAGCGCCAATGCAGCGGCGACAGCGCCTGCCAATGGTGGGCGAGATCCGCCAGCAGTTCCCCGTTTTCCTCATTTAGCTGGGTCAGGCCGCTGAAAATCTGGCGCGCCAGATGCGTTTCCGAGCGGCGCAGCGCACTGCCGGGTAACAGGTTCAGCATTGGCCGATAGTAGAGAATACGCAGCAGGTGGCGACCCTGACGCACACGGCGGCCCAGATGGGACAGCACCATCTGGCGCACGGCCTCTTTATCGCCGAGCAACTGCACCAGTTGGTCAATGCGGTCTTGCTCAAGCAGGTCTTCGGCGCGCTGTTGTTGCAAGGTCAACCCGGTGTAGAGAAAGCACAGGCGTGAGTGTTTACCGCGCCCGGCCTGCGCCTGCCAGGTCAGCCAGCCTTGCTGTTGCATCGCGCCGAGCAACGAGCGGATATGGCGGCGCGAACAGTGCAGCAGCCCGGCCAATTCTTGCAGCGTGGTGTCTGTATCCTGCCCTTGCAGGCACTGCCAGAGCCGAATGAATTGTTGTTGCAGGCGGGGCGATGGCACAGCGCGTGGCGATAGCGGGGGTGAGGACATCGATGAGGACATAAAAGAGGAACTCCATGGCTTAAGTTCATCAATATATTTTCCCCTATATTACGCGGATACTTGATGACAGCGAAGGGGCGTTATCTGAGGAGGGGCAATATGAACCGATTATTGCGTTTTTATCGCTACTGGCTGTGTCGCGGCAGCGGTTGTGGCGTGGGGCGGTTGAGTGAGGCCGAACGGATGGCCATATTGCTACAGGCCACGCAATGGCATATCGCACAGATGGATGAGAAGACGTATCGCCACTGGTTATAACGACACGTCATCGGTTAACGCTGATGGATATCACCCCCGACGGTGCTAAAGGGGGGGACTAAATGGTGGTGATAAAGGGTGGCGCTAAATAACGTGGCGGCCCACCGCCACACGATTCTGAGTAATGGTGTTGTTCACCAGCCAGCGGCCTGTTCCGCTGGCTTTTTTTATGACAGGTTTTATGGTGGCGCGTTATTCCACCGGTTTGAGGCGAGCGACGAAGTGACGCAGTACCGGCGGCTCATAGGTAAACGTCAGCCCTTTGATACTGCTGGCTCTCTCTTTGAGGACAATCAGCGAGTCGGCGATGTAGTCCATGTGGTCGTTGGTGTAGACGCGGCGCGGAATGGTCAGGCGCAGCAACTCCAGCGGCGAGGGTTTCTGTTCGCCGGTGTCCGGGTCGCGCCCCAGCAGTAATGAGCCGATTTCCACACTGCGAATACCGGCTTCCAGATAGAGCTCGTTATTGAGTGCCTGTGCCGGGAACTGCTCGGCTGGAATGTGCGGCAGCAGCTTTTTCGCATCGACAAATACCGCATGGCCGCCCACCGGGTATTGAATCGGAATACCGCCTGCGCGCAGGCGCTCGCCAAGATACGTCACCTGGCCGATGCGGTAGGTCAGGTAATCTTCGTTCATGCCTTCCTCAAGCCCTATCGCCAGCGCTTCCATGTCGCGCCCGGCCAACCCGCCATAGGTGACGAAGCCTTCCATCGGCACGCAGCGAATACGCACCTCGTTGAACAGCTCTTCGTCGCTGCGAAAACAGCACAGGCCGCCAATGTTCACCATCGGATCTTTCTTCGCTGACATGGTCAGCATATCGCCATATTGATACATCTCATGGACGATCGCTTTGATGGAGCGGTTTTCATAACCGGCTTCACGCTGTTTGATGAACCAGGCATTTTCACAAAACCGGGCAGAGTCAATCACCACCGGAATGCCGTGCTGCTGCGCGATGCGATACACCTCACGCATGTTACCCATTGAAATCGGCTGGCCGCCGGAGCTGTTACAGGTGACGGTGGTGATGATAGCCACCACGTTGTCTGCGCCATGCTGCTCAATCGTCGTCTGTAACAGGTCGAGGTCGAAGTCGCCTTTCCAGTCGTAATAGGTGGTGGTGTCAAAGGCTTTCGGCGTGACGACGTTAATGGCGCGCGCGCCGTTGAGCTCAACGTGGGCGGCGGTGGTATCAAAATGGAAATTGGAAATAAACACCGGCTTTTTGCCGCCGCCAGCGCGCTGCTTTTTGGCTATCAGGCAGGGGAACAGAATCTGCTCGGCACCGCGCCCCTGATGGGTGGGAATGGTGAACGGGTAGCCCAGCAAGGTTTGCACTTTTTCACACAAATGGTAGTAGTTGCGCGAACCGGCATAGGCTTCATCGCCCATCATCAACCCGGCCCACTGGCGGTCGCTCATGGCACCGGTGCCGGAGTCGGTCAGCAGGTCGATATACACATCCTCGCTACGCAGCAAAAACGGGTTATAGCCTGCTTCCTGCAAGGCTTTCTCCCGCTCGGCGCGGTTGGTCATACGGATGTTTTCTACCATTTTGATACGAAAAGGTTCAGGAATACGTTTCATGCAATCTCTCCTCTCGCCCGCAGGGGCGCAACGGCACCACGTTTCGGATGTGGCGTCAGTTGAATGTTATGTCAATACAAGAAAATCAGGCGGTTATGCGCCAGATGGACAAAACAACGGAAGGTCAGCGCGCGGCTGACTCAGGCATGAAGCGAGCGGGGAAAATCATTGGTCAGACGATGGTCGATATTGAACCAGGGGCGGCAATCGCCACAGAGATTCTGTCGATAACACCGGATGATGCGTGTCATGAGCCCTCCTTATCTCGTGAGTATTGGACGTCAAGCATAGGCGAAAAGCGGCGGTAAAAACCGTGATCTCACGGGCAATCCGGCACAGGCCAGCGCCGTGCGATAGGTCGATAAATTTATCAATAATGCTTCTCATTACCATTAATTGCTGGTAAAACGGTGCCAGGTAGCGGGCCTGCTGTGTTCAGGCCAGAGTCGGTGTAACACGTCGTTGTAACAGTCGTTGTAACAGTCGTTGTAACAAAAGGTGAGCAGCGTTATGGCTGGGGTAAAGGAATATAGAGTCTTTGATGTCACATTGGCGCACAAGGTCTTGCTGACGCCGTCTCTGATAGCCTGTGTGTTACAGGGCGAGGCGATAAAAGGAATGAAACTCTGTGCGCCGGATCAGCGCATCAAAGTGCTGTTGCCTGCGGAAGATGGCACGCCGTCAAGCCTGCCGCCGACAGGCGAGTGGTACAAGCTGGCGCAGGCGCTGCCCAAGGCACAGCGACCGATTGCGCGCACCTATACGCTGCGTGCGCTGGATACCGAGCGCGGCGAGATGACGGTAGAGTTTGTCGCGCACGGCACCGAAGGCCCGGCTTCCACGTGGGCGCTTGGTGCCGAGCCCGGCGCACGTTTGCAGGTGGTCGCGCCGCGTGGGGATTATGCCGGTGATAACGGCGGCTATGAGTGGGTGCAGTCCGCGCACACCCGGCAGGTGTTATTGATGGGCGATGAAACCGCGCTACCGGCCATCAAGAGTATTCTTGAGCAACTGGCGCAGCAGGATAACCCGCCGCAAGTGCAGGCGTTCATCGAAGTACCGTTACAGGCGGATTGCACCGATGACTATCGCACGTTGCCGTTTGCCGAGGTGGTGTGGCTGCCGCGCGAAGGCACGGGCGCAACTTATGGCGAGCGTTTGCTGGAAGCGGCGCGGCATTGGTCATGCCCGGTAGCGCAAGCCGTATCACACCCGGTAACGGTTGAGGATATCGCTGAGGGGGAAAAAGTCTGGCAACCGGCCAGCACCCAGCAAGGTCAATTCTTTGGCTGGGTTGCAGCGGAATCCTCTGCGGTGAAAGCATTGCGTCGCTATCTGCTGGCAGAAAAAGGGGTCGCACAGGATGCCATCACCTTCATGGCCTACTGGAGCCGTGGCCCGCGTTCACATTGAGTTTGTTGGCAAACAGCCGTGTTTTGTTGCTTGAGGAGCTTATGCAAGACCGGTGGGCGGTTTCGTGCGCGATAACGTCGATTCTCCCTTTGCAGCACCGTCGCACGCACGACAAGGAGAGGCTCAAACGCCGCCTCTCCTTGACCACTGGCTGGAGGCTAAACTGCGCCGCTAACGCGGTACCTTCGGCGTTCGCCTTCGCTGTTCGGGCCGCCCGTGACGCGTTCCATACGCGGCACGGGCTTTCGCCGCATCCATGCGGCTCACCCGGCGAAGTCGTCCACCTCAGCACAGTTTGGATGCCTGAAATCGCTTTGCCTGCGCTTAAGTCGTTTTGTCTGTAAGCCAAAAGCCCACAGAGCCAAACTAACGCAGAAACGCCGGTTGCTGTTCTTCGTAACGGGCGATGGCGGCATCGTGTTGCAGCGTCAGGCCGATGCTGTCCAGACCGTTTATCATGCAGTGGCGGCGGAAGCTGTCTATTTCAAACGCATAGGTCTTCTCGCCCGCGTTCACCTGCTGTGCCTCCAGGTCCACCGTGAAGGTAATACCGTCATGGCTGGCGACCAGTTTGAACAAGTCATCGATATCCGACTCGCTCAGTTTGACCGGCAACAGCTGGTTGTTAAACGCGTTACCGTAGAAAATATCGGCAAAGCTCGGGGCGATAACGACTTTAAAACCGTAGTCGGTCAATGCCCACGGCGCGTGCTCGCGCGAAGAACCACAGCCGAAGTTTTCGCGCGCCAGCAGAATACTGGCTCCTTTGTAGCGCGGCAGGTTCAGCACGAACTCCGGGTTAGGCTGCTGCCCGGCATCGTCAAGAAAACGCCAGTCGTGAAACAGGTGTTGACCAAAACCGGTGCGCGTCACCTTTTGCAGGAACTGCTTGGGGATAATCGCATCGGTATCGACGTTGGCGGCATCAAGCGGCACGACCAGACCTGTGTGTTGGGTAAATTTAGCCATGGTGTCGCCCCTTTTAGTTCAGTTCACGGATATCAGCAAAGCGGCCGGTTACGGCAGCGGCAGCGGCCATTGCCGGGCTGACCAGATGGGTACGTCCACCCCGGCCCTGACGCCCTTCAAAGTTACGGTTGCTGGTGGAGGCGCAGCGCTCGCCGGGGTTCAGGCGGTCATTGTTCATCGCCAGACACATGGAACAGCCGGGCAACCGCCATTCGAAACCGGCGTCGATAAAGATTTTATCCAGCCCTTCGGCTTCCGCCTGCGCCTTGACCGGGCCTGAGCCGGGCACCACGTAAGCCTGCACGCCGTCGGCCACTTTGCGCCCTTTGGCGATGGCGGCGGCGGCGCGCAAGTCTTCAATACGCGAGTTGGTGCAGGAGCCGATAAACACTTTGTCGATGGCAACATCGGTCAGTTTCACGCCCGCTTGCAGGCCCATATACGCCAGTGCTTTTTCTGCCGAGGCGCGTTCTACCGGGTCACTAAACGATTCCGGTAACGGAATGATTTGATCAACGGCAATCACCTGACCGGGGTTGGTGCCCCAGGTGACTTGCGGCGCAATGTCGGCGGCATCCAGCGTGACGACGGCATCGTAGGTGGCATCATCATCAGAACGCAGGGTGCTCCAGTAGGCAACGGCGGCATCCCAGTCGCTGCCGGTGGGGGCGAACTGGCGGCCTTTCAGGTAAGCAAAGGTGGTGTCATCCGGTGCTACCAGGCCTGCTTTTGCGCCCATTTCGATGGCCATGTTGCACAGCGTCATACGGCCTTCCATGCTCAGAGCCTGAATCGCGTTGCCGGTGAACTCCACCACATAGCCGGTGCCGCCCGCGCTGCCGGTTTTCCCGATGATGGCCAGCACGATGTCTTTGGCGGTGATGCCGGGGGCTGCTTCGCCACTGACATCAATTTTCATGGTTTTGGCGCGGCCCTGTTTCAGGGTTTGTGTCGCCAGAACGTGCTCGACTTCCGAGGTGCCGATACCAAATGCCAGCGAGCCAAACGCGCCATGAGTCGCGGTGTGAGAATCACCGCAGACGATGGTCATGCCTGGCAGCGTCATGCCTTGTTCCGGCCCGATAACATGCACGATGCCCTGAAACGGGTGGTTCAGGTCATACAACTGCACGCCGAATTCGGCACAGTTTTTGATAAGTTCCTGCATCTGGATCCGTGCCATTTCGCCGCTGGCATTGATGTCGCGGGTCTGGGTGGACACGTTATGATCCATGGTGGCAAAGGTTTTCCCTGGCTGGCGCACTTTGCGGCCCATGGCGCGCAGGCCGTCAAACGCCTGTGGTGACGTGACTTCATGCACCAGATGACGGTCGATATACAGCAACGGAGTTTCATTCGGCGCTTCGTGTACTACATGCGCCTCGAACAGTTTTTGGTATAAGGTTTTCGCCATGATTACGCCCCTTCAGCTACAAAGCGGGCAATCGCGTCGCCCATTTCATCGGTAGTGACGGCTTGCTCGCCGTTAGTCAGATCGCCGGTGCGGTAGCCTTCCGCCAGCGCGCGGTTAACGGCCTGCTCAATGGCGGTGGCGGCGTCATCGGCCCCCAGGCTGTAGCGCAGCAGCAGCGCAGCAGACAGGATTTGCGCAATCGGGTTGGCGATGTTTTTACCGGCGATATCTGGTGCCGAACCGCCCGCCGGTTCATACAAGCCAAAACCCTGCTCATTGAGGCTGGCTGACGGCAACATTCCCATAGAGCCGGTTATCATCGCGCACTCGTCGGACAAAATATCGCCGAACAGGTTAGAGCACAGCAACACGTCAAACTGCGACGGGTCTTTGATCAACTGCATGGTGGCGTTGTCGATGTACAGGTGATTGAGTTTCACGTCCGGGTAGTCACGGGCGATTTCGTTGACGATTTCGCGCCACAAAATCGAGCTTTGCAGCACGTTAGCTTTGTCGATAGAGGTGACAAGACTGCGGCGTTTGCGCGCTGATTCAAAGGCGATGCGGGCAATCCGCTCGATTTCGAAACGGTGATATACCTCGGTGTCGAACGCGCGTTCGTGCATGCCGCTGCCTTCACGGCCTTTCGGCTGACCGAAGTAAATGCCGCCGGTCAGTTCACGCACACACAGAATATCAAAGCCTTTGGCGGCGATATCACTGCGCAACGGACAGAAAGCTTCCAGCCCTTGGTACAGGCGGGCCGGGCGCAGGTTACTAAACAGACGGAAGTGTTTACGTAATGGCAGCAACGCGCCGCGTTCTGGCTGCTCTGCCGGCGGCAGGTGTTCCCATTTCGGGCCGCCGACGGAGCCAAACAGAATGGCGTCGGCCTGTTCGCAACCTTCGACCGTGCTTTGCGGCAGCGGCGTGCCCTGACGATCGATAGCAATACCGCCGACGTCATACTCGCTGGTGGTGAGCTGTAAACCGAAACGCTGGCGAACGGCGTCTAATACTTTGTATGCCTGGGCCATCACTTCCGGGCCGATGCCGTCACCGGGTAAGACGGCGATATGGTAACTCTTGGTCATCACACTGTTTCCTGACTGTTGTGTTTGTTGTGCTGCTGCAAACGTTGCACTTCTTTTTCTACCAACTGTGCGCGTTTGATGTT is a window from the Dickeya lacustris genome containing:
- the leuB gene encoding 3-isopropylmalate dehydrogenase; the encoded protein is MTKSYHIAVLPGDGIGPEVMAQAYKVLDAVRQRFGLQLTTSEYDVGGIAIDRQGTPLPQSTVEGCEQADAILFGSVGGPKWEHLPPAEQPERGALLPLRKHFRLFSNLRPARLYQGLEAFCPLRSDIAAKGFDILCVRELTGGIYFGQPKGREGSGMHERAFDTEVYHRFEIERIARIAFESARKRRSLVTSIDKANVLQSSILWREIVNEIARDYPDVKLNHLYIDNATMQLIKDPSQFDVLLCSNLFGDILSDECAMITGSMGMLPSASLNEQGFGLYEPAGGSAPDIAGKNIANPIAQILSAALLLRYSLGADDAATAIEQAVNRALAEGYRTGDLTNGEQAVTTDEMGDAIARFVAEGA